A DNA window from Carassius gibelio isolate Cgi1373 ecotype wild population from Czech Republic chromosome A8, carGib1.2-hapl.c, whole genome shotgun sequence contains the following coding sequences:
- the LOC128018272 gene encoding small serum protein 2-like, whose product MIAFHQTISAKLAKMAFLALVLVFCACVSLSDSACSWTPLNPGTRYCVDRYDNSKHPMGSTWTNKQCIRCTCSPRSMGCCDAMGRVTNLSQGCTVKYDYNKCTFQVYNPTNPNIKCSSYGTVGK is encoded by the exons ATGATTGCATTTCATCAGACCATCTCTGCTAAACTTGCAAAAATG GCATTTTTGGCTCTGGTTTTGGTATTTTGTGCCTGTGTCTCTTTAAGTGATTCCGCCTGCTCCTGGACACCTCTAAATCCAG GGACAAGATATTGTGTTGATCGCTATGATAACTCCAAGCATCCAATGGGAAGTACTTGGACAAACAAACAATGTATCAGATGTACCTGCTCCCCCCGGTCAATGGGGTGCTGTGATGC GATGGGCCGAGTGACTAACCTCTCTCAAGGCTGCACTGTGAAGTACGATTACAACAAATGCACATTTCAAGTGTATAATCCAACAAACCCCAACATTAAGTGTTCTTCTTATGGCACTGTTGGAAAATAA